In Stomoxys calcitrans chromosome 2, idStoCalc2.1, whole genome shotgun sequence, the following proteins share a genomic window:
- the LOC106082280 gene encoding uncharacterized protein LOC106082280, with protein MKLFGATLAIMLGLSHGATITLNGAQTLPASGTITIQQSGSQQVQYPQQVVTYPQQVVQYPQQVVQYPQQVVVPQTVVQRPTGGGGIIGGLAQAAGGILGGAAHAAGGIAGGFLNAFGK; from the exons ATGAAACTCTTCGGTGCAACTTTGGCCATCATGTTGGGCTTGTCCCATGGAGCAACCATTACTCTCA atgGTGCACAAACCCTTCCCGCCTCTGGCACTATTACCATCCAACAGTCCGGTTCCCAGCAAGTGCAGTACCCTCAACAAGTGGTGACATACCCTCAACAAGTGGTACAATACCCTCAACAAGTGGTACAATACCCACAACAAGTTGTTGTTCCTCAAACAGTTGTCCAAAGACCcactggtggtggtggtattaTTGGAGGACTTGCACAGGCTGCAGGTGGCATTTTGGGAGGTGCTGCCCACGCTGCTGGTGGCATCGCTGGCGGATTTTTGAACGCTTTTGGAAAATAA